A single Stigmatopora argus isolate UIUO_Sarg chromosome 7, RoL_Sarg_1.0, whole genome shotgun sequence DNA region contains:
- the commd1 gene encoding COMM domain-containing protein 1: MAEAEAGKSSLVSLLNGIAQQIFYQNGDVTEDLLKSQLYPQSTQQQFNVLYEKMKALLKSVATADMDHAQLEAFLTAQTLKQGAGAITPEQAAALARFWKSQRRRVRDSLLAESRWEPALKGVSWRVDLQTAVARGGPPPSTPAAPVALLELELGSGQESDFVCVEMDDHNVQYVLNKMADIQAAIEAIVQRT; this comes from the exons atggcggaagcGGAGGCAGGCAAGAGTTCGTTGGTTTCTCTGCTCAATGGCATCGCTCAGCAAATATTCTACCAAAACGGCGACGTGACAGAGGATCTCCTGAAAAGTCAACTTTATCCACAATCCACACAGCAACAATTCAATGTTTTGTACGAGAAAATGAAGGCGCTTCTTAAG TCCGTTGCCACGGCCGACATGGACCACGCCCAACTGGAGGCCTTCCTCACGGCGCAGACCCTCAAGCAGGGGGCAGGCGCCATCACTCCGGAGCAGGCCGCCGCCCTGGCCcgtttctggaaaagtcagcgCCGGCGCGTGCGGGACAGCCTCTTGGCGGAAAGCCGCTGGGAGCCCGCCCTCAAGGGCGTGTCTTGGAGAGTGGACCTGCAGACGGCGGTCGCCCGCGGAGGGCCGCCGCCCTCCACGCCCGCCGCGCCCGTCGCCCTGCTGGAGTTGGAGCTGGGCAGCGGCCAG GAGTCGGACTTTGTTTGCGTAGAGATGGACGACCACAACGTACAATACGTCCTAAACAAGATGGCCGACATCCAGGCTGCCATCGAGGCCATCGTCCAGCGCACGTGA